ACCAGGTTTATCCAGACTATCTATAAGGGAGTAATGAATGAGGAATTACCAGAAGAGTCGGTAGAACTGGTTAAGGTAGGTGAATTTAAGGCTACCTCCTGTCAATTGTGTAATGCCTCTATATTCATTGGTTTTTCAGCCTATTACTGCCCGATATGTGGGAAGAATTACTGTTTTAAGCATAGGCACACGGATAAGCATCACTGTAGCCAGGATAGGGATAAAAGCAAACCCATCGAGATTAATGATAAGAATACTGTCTCCAAACACATAAAACCTACGGTAAGGGTTATTCAGAGCCTTT
This portion of the bacterium genome encodes:
- a CDS encoding AN1-type zinc finger protein, producing MASLSEIIKEKIDSVYQVDLPAEGEGANRNESLKVFLSLHNDERMSITLAEPNLPQQDCHKIITRFIQTIYKGVMNEELPEESVELVKVGEFKATSCQLCNASIFIGFSAYYCPICGKNYCFKHRHTDKHHCSQDRDKSKPIEINDKNTVSKHIKPTVRVIQSLCG